In Schistocerca gregaria isolate iqSchGreg1 chromosome 9, iqSchGreg1.2, whole genome shotgun sequence, a single genomic region encodes these proteins:
- the LOC126291633 gene encoding uncharacterized protein LOC126291633, whose amino-acid sequence MRCAAAAADEARLKMPRTHRRNVLASVAATAACFAVWLGVGRHTCVAHKMVGGDPDAAAGVSLWNRIIFWSVDEPPKVEFLPEDEDLIRVARPAAKPAVPRPPAATTRRRILWLAPEDGNPHIETDPTRAADPAQRYRRALEKTVLPGGGLQDWLGIPGPPLGNPAFGAPVFSDTTGEKMSAILKRSDSFPEQHQPVGMQAEILSAGRRKEQLPQGTVRVEGSKKLCPPERGTKSRIQFAVGNPSASSISPSATPERERKPDKISPSNEKEIQWTVKSQKLGQRRRVRSQFYNTLGYAAHDGSEIAVDRHKNWYVPSPLQSTKTTSNFIAVSRNVKDEDQRFLKRISAERSSPRFQEERDENKRTSFQYMGDSSSSSASGHSERNHSHNMLTQYGDTIPAADVHKQPSSRRFLKLERDSLSPGLLSSVDADATVVYSDNQDQKLIKVMLAKIPEDQGKSTENWESKHTLDGISTSHLTRRSRSPTRTTDPLGKTEMIRKIGDRVMLTHEEFSEIKDPTSQPVDNSVSEQHMVAKKSLRSLRSLDGSLTEVRENQDGLATPNGANQDTGKQRRIGRHLMGISLDEATPSHPEGTNAANDADGEMTKEEEAAAREQVFHDIVGDLLGVDGSGDGSGWGAADT is encoded by the coding sequence TCGGAGGTGACCCGGACGCGGCAGCAGGTGTCTCCCTCTGGAACAGGATAATTTTCTGGTCTGTGGACGAGCCGCCCAAGGTGGAGTTCCTGCCCGAGGACGAGGACTTGATCCGCGTGGCCAGACCGGCTGCTAAGCCCGCCGTTCCCAGGCCTCCAGCCGCCACTACTCGCAGGAGGATCCTCTGGTTGGCTCCTGAGGACGGGAATCCCCACATAGAAACCGACCCGACACGTGCAGCAGATCCAGCTCAGAGGTATCGACGAGCTTTGGAGAAGACGGTGCTCCCAGGCGGAGGTCTCCAGGATTGGTTGGGTATTCCTGGTCCACCATTGGGAAACCCAGCATTTGGTGCTCCAGTGTTCAGTGACACGACTGGTGAGAAAATGTCCGCAATTCTCAAACGATCCGATTCTTTTCCTGAGCAACACCAACCTGTCGGGATGCAGGCAGAGATATTAAGTGCTGGTAGAAGAAAGGAACAACTTCCACAAGGTACTGTACGTGTTGAAGGTTCCAAAAAGCTGTGTCCACCTGAAAGAGGAACCAAATCCCGAATTCAGTTTGCAGTTGGTAATCCGTCTGCGAGCTCAATCAGTCCTTCTGCCACGCCAGAGAGGGAAAGGAAACCCGATAAAATATCCCCATCAAATGAGAAAGAAATTCAATGGACTGTCAAGTCTCAGAAATTGGGGCAGCGACGACGAGTCAGATCACAGTTTTACAATACTCTAGGATATGCAGCCCACGACGGTTCTGAAATTGCTGTGGATAGACATAAAAATTGGTATGTTCCCTCGCCTTTGCAGAGCACAAAAACAACGAGCAACTTCATTGCAGTTTCAAGGAATGTGAAGGATGAAGATCAAAGATTTCTTAAGAGGATTAGTGCAGAAAGAAGTTCGCCACGGTTTCAGGAGGAGCGCGATGAAAACAAGAGAACCAGTTTTCAATACATGGGAGACAGCAGTAGCAGTAGTGCATCTGGACACAGTGAAAGGAATCACAGTCATAACATGCTGACCCAATATGGTGATACCATACCAGCAGCTGATGTCCACAAACAGCCGTCCAGTCGTCGATTCTTGAAATTAGAGAGAGACTCACTTTCCCCAGGACTATTGTCCTCAGTTGATGCGGATGCTACGGTAGTCTATTCAGATAATCAGGATCAGAAACTGATTAAAGTGATGTTGGCTAAGATACCTGAAGACCAAGGGAAAAGCACAGAAAATtgggaaagtaaacatacattagaTGGCATAAGCACGTCTCATCTTACAAGACGTAGTAGATCTCCTACACGGACCACTGATCCTTTGGGTAAGACTGAAATGATTCGTAAAATTGGAGACCGTGTAATGTTGACACATGAAGAATTTTCAGAAATAAAAGACCCTACAAGCCAACCTGTAGATAACTCCGTGAGTGAACAGCATATGGTGGCAAAAAAATCATTAAGATCTCTGAGGAGCCTAGATGGAAGCTTAACCGAAGTACGAGAAAACCAAGATGGACTTGCTACACCAAATGGTGCTAATCAGGACACAGGAAAACAGCGACGTATTGGGAGACACCTCATGGGAATTTCATTGGATGAAGCTACCCCTTCACATCCCGAAGGCACGAATGCAGCGAACGACGCTGACGGGGAGATGacgaaggaggaggaggcggctgCGAGGGAGCAGGTGTTCCACGACATCGTCGGGGACCTCCTGGGCGTCGACGGCAGCGGCGACGGCAGCGGCTGGGGAGCAGCCGACACCTGA